Below is a window of Phenylobacterium koreense DNA.
AAATAGGCGCTGAACGCCGAAAATGCAAGTCTCGCCTGTGACGAGCGTAAGCTTGACTATTACCGAGCGCCGCTCTCAAGCTCACCCATCGCGAGTGGGAGAGCGAAGATGACACCTATCATAGCGCTGGGCCTCGGCCTTTCGATCATGGCGGGCGCAAGCGGTTACGTCGTCTACGACGAAAGAGGGCGACCGTGGCCAGCGTTCGCAGCGAAAGCCTCTCCGTCGTTCAAGCCAATGCCCAATCGGACGATCCCGAACTATACGGCGCCCAAGCCGCCGCAGGGACAGCTCTTCAAGCCCTACAAGCCCATGTCGGTCTATTCGCCCCGTGGCGGAGTCGACTCCTATCCAGCGCCGATGAAGCCGCGGACCTATATCGATCTGCGCTGAGCGCGCTCAGAGGTCTTCGACGAACATCACCCCGGGCGCGGTCTTCAGGGCGCCGCGCACCGACACGTCCAGCGAGAACCGGCCCGGCAGCTTCATCTCCACTTCGCGGCCGCCGTCGATCCCGGCGACCAGGATGATCTCCCCGCCCCGCGGGTTGGACACATTCTCCAGGCGGCGCTTCAGCGCCTCCACCTCGGCGCTGCGCGGCGTGACGTGGACACGTAATCCAGCCACAGCGTTCTCCACAGCCTTGTCCACAGGCTCGGCGTCGTCGCCGAAGAAACGCACCTCCCCATCCTTCGCCTTGGCTCGCACCTTGATCGCCACGGCCTTGCCGGGCTCGAGCAGGTCCCGGCACTTGCGCAGCGACTCCGGCGGAAACAGCACTTCGTATTCGCCGGTCGGGTCCGACAGGGTCACGAAGGCGAACTTCTCACCGCTGGACTGTGAGGCCCGCTCCTGCTTGCGGCGCACGACCCCCGCCATCTTGAAGGCTTCCGCACCAGCCTCGGCCTTAGGCAACACGTCGGCCAGAAGATCGGTGCGGCGACGGCGCAGGGCGGTGACCATGTCGTCCAGCGGGTGGCCCGACAGATAGAAGCCGACCGCCGCCAGTTCCTCGTCCAGTCGCTGAACGGGGGTCCAGGGCTCGACCTTCGAAATTCGCGGCCGCTGCGCCTCGGCCTGGTCGCCGCCGAACAGCGAACCCTGCGACGACGCGCGGTCGGCAGCCATGCTCTGCCCATGCCCCACCAGCACGTCCGCCATGGCCACGAGCTGGGCGCGGTCCGGATGGATGGAGTCGAAGGCCCCTGCCCGCGCCAGGGTTTCGAAGGCGCGCTTGTTCACCTGCTTGGGATCGACCCGCTCGACGAAGTCGAAGATGTCGCGGAACGGCCCGCCCTCCTGGCGCACGGCGACCACATGCTCCATGGCCTGGAGGCCGACGTTGCGGATGCCGCCCAGGGCGTAAAGCACCTCCCCGTTCTCCACTTCGAAGTCGGCGGCGCTGACATTGATGTCCGGGCTGCGCACCTTCACGCCGAACCGCTTGGCGTCCTGGTAGAAGACCGCCAGCTTGTCGGTGTTGGAGATATCGAGGCTCATCGAGGCCGCGTAGAACTCGACCGGCGCGTTCGCCTTCAGCCAGGCTGTCTGGTACGAGACATAGGCGTAGGCCGCCGCGTGGCTCTTGTTGAAACCATAGCCTGCGAACTTGTCCACAAGGTCGAAGATCGACCCGGCTTGCTCGGCCGGCACGCCTTTGGCGGAGGCCCCGGAGACGAAGCGTGCGCGCTGCAGCTCCATCTCCTCTTTCTTCTTCTTGCCCATCGCCCGGCGCAGCAGGTCGGCTTCACCGAGGCTGTAGCCAGCCAGGATCTGGGCGATCTGCATCACCTGTTCCTGGTAGACGATGATGCCGTAGGTCTCCTTCAGCACCGGCTCCAGGCTCGGGTGCAGATAGTCGATCTCGCGACGTCCGAACTTGCAGTCGATGAAGGCCGGGATGTTGTCCATCGGGCCTGGCCGGTAGAGCGAGACCACGGCGGTGACGTCTTCGATCGAGCCGGGGCGCAATTGGCGCAGGGTGTCGCGCATGCCCTGGCCTTCAAGCTGGAACACCCCCACGGTCCCACCGCTCGACATCACCTCGTAGGCTGGCTCGTCATCCAGCGGCAGGGTCGCGAAATCGATCGTCTCGCCCCGCTTGGCCAGGAACTTCAGCGCGCGGTCGATGACCGTCAGCGTCTTCAGGCCTAGGAAGTCGAACTTCACCAGGCCGGCGCTCTCCACCCACTTCATGTTGAACTGGGTCGCCGGCAGCTCGGAGCGCGGATCGCGATAGAGCGGCGTCAGCTCGGTCAGCGGCCGGTCGCCGATCACCACGCCGGCGGCGTGGGTCGAGGCGTTGCGGTAGAGGCCCTCCAGCTGCAGCGCGGTCTCAAGGAGCTGCTTGACCGCCTCGTCTTCCCGCTTGGCCTGCTGCAGGCGTGGCTCAATCTCGATGGCCTTGGCCAGCGTCACCGGATTGGCCGGGTTGGCCGGCACCATCTTGGCCAGGCGGTCGACAAGCCCCAGCGGCAACTGCAGCACGCGCCCCACGTCCCGCAGCACGGCCCGCGCCTGCAGGGTGCCGAAGGTGATGATCTGCGCCACCCGGTCACGCCCGTAATGTCCCTGGACGTAGCTGATGACCTCTTCCCGCCGCTCCTGGCAGAAGTCGATATCGAAGTCGGGCATCGAGACCCGCTCCGGATTCAGGAAGCGCTCGAACAGCAGGCCGTAGCGCAGCGGGTCGAGGTCGGTGATGGTCAGTGAATAGGCCACCAGCGAACCAGCGCCCGAGCCCCGCCCCGGCCCGACCGGAATGTCGTGCGCCTTGGCCCACTTGATGAAGTCCGAAACGATCAGGAAGTAGCCGGGGAACCCCATCTGGGTGATGACCCCGATCTCCCGCTCCAGCCTGGCTTCGTAGTCTGCGGCGGGGAAGGCCGCAGCCTGGCCCCGGGCGATCCGCATCTTCAGGCCCTCGCGCGCCTGGTGCGCCAGTTCGTCGGCTTCGGAACGACCGCCGTCCGTATTGAACCGCGGCAGGATCGGATCGCGCTTCTTCACCATGAAGGCGCAGCGGCGTGCGATGTCGAGGGTGTTGTCGCAGGCTTCCGGCAGGTCGGCGAACAGCGCCCGCATGTCGGCCGCCGGCTTGAACCAGTGCTCGGGCGTCACCCGCCGCCGCTCGTCCTGGCTGATGAAGGCGCCGTCAGCGATACACAGCAGCACTTCGTGCGCCTCGTGCATGCTTTCCTTGGCGAAATAGACGTCGTTGGTCGCCACCAGCGGGATGTCGTGATCGTAGGCGTAGGCGACCAGTTCGCCCTCGGCGGCCGCCTGCGCCGGCATCCCATGACGCTGGAGCTCGATATAGAACCGGTCGCCGAAGACTCGGGCCATCTCGGCCAGCGCCGCCTGCCCTTCCTCCACCTTTCCGGCGGCCATCAGCGGGTCGACTGGACCATCGACGCCGCCCGACAGCAGAATCAGGCCCTCTGCACGCGCCGCGACCTTCTCCCAGGCCACCGACACGTCGCCGCCGTCGTCGGATTCCAGGTAGCAGAACGACGAGAGCTCGCTGAGATTGAGGTACCCCGCCTCGCTCTGCGCGAGCAGGACGATGGTCGGCGCCTTGGCCCAGCGCTCTGCCTGCCGGCCGCCGATGCCGGTCACCGGCAGGGCGCATCCGATGATCGGCTGGACGCCAGCGTCCTTGCTGGTGACCGAAAATTCCAGAGCGCCGTAGAGGTTGGCCCGGTCGGTCAGCGCCACCGCCGGCATCTCTGCCGCCTTGGCCAGGCCGCTGATCTTGTCGGCCTTGATCGCGCCTTCCAGCAGCGAATAGGCGGAACGAACCCGCAGGTGGACGAAACCCTCGCTCACCGCATCGCTCACGCCGCCACCTCCATGATCAGGCGGCCAGTTGAGCGACCGCGCACATCATCCAGACAAAGCCTGCAACCGACATAAAGGCCAGCGATTCCCGAGCCAGGCGAACCATCTGCGACGTCCTCGTTGTGGATGTTCTATAGTTGTTCTTATTTCTCGTTTTGTTCTCACCGTCAAGCCGGACGAGGGCCGAATGATCGTTTCAGGCCAATCGCGGTCCCTCCGCCCGGCCGAGGCAGGGCGGAGGCTCTCCTCGGTTAGAACTTCACGCTGGCCTGGATGCCGTAGGTGCGCGGATCGTTGAAGGCGCCCGAGACGCTGGACGCCGCCCGGGTGTAGCTGCCGCTGCGCGAAGTCATGATC
It encodes the following:
- the dnaE gene encoding DNA polymerase III subunit alpha; this translates as MSDAVSEGFVHLRVRSAYSLLEGAIKADKISGLAKAAEMPAVALTDRANLYGALEFSVTSKDAGVQPIIGCALPVTGIGGRQAERWAKAPTIVLLAQSEAGYLNLSELSSFCYLESDDGGDVSVAWEKVAARAEGLILLSGGVDGPVDPLMAAGKVEEGQAALAEMARVFGDRFYIELQRHGMPAQAAAEGELVAYAYDHDIPLVATNDVYFAKESMHEAHEVLLCIADGAFISQDERRRVTPEHWFKPAADMRALFADLPEACDNTLDIARRCAFMVKKRDPILPRFNTDGGRSEADELAHQAREGLKMRIARGQAAAFPAADYEARLEREIGVITQMGFPGYFLIVSDFIKWAKAHDIPVGPGRGSGAGSLVAYSLTITDLDPLRYGLLFERFLNPERVSMPDFDIDFCQERREEVISYVQGHYGRDRVAQIITFGTLQARAVLRDVGRVLQLPLGLVDRLAKMVPANPANPVTLAKAIEIEPRLQQAKREDEAVKQLLETALQLEGLYRNASTHAAGVVIGDRPLTELTPLYRDPRSELPATQFNMKWVESAGLVKFDFLGLKTLTVIDRALKFLAKRGETIDFATLPLDDEPAYEVMSSGGTVGVFQLEGQGMRDTLRQLRPGSIEDVTAVVSLYRPGPMDNIPAFIDCKFGRREIDYLHPSLEPVLKETYGIIVYQEQVMQIAQILAGYSLGEADLLRRAMGKKKKEEMELQRARFVSGASAKGVPAEQAGSIFDLVDKFAGYGFNKSHAAAYAYVSYQTAWLKANAPVEFYAASMSLDISNTDKLAVFYQDAKRFGVKVRSPDINVSAADFEVENGEVLYALGGIRNVGLQAMEHVVAVRQEGGPFRDIFDFVERVDPKQVNKRAFETLARAGAFDSIHPDRAQLVAMADVLVGHGQSMAADRASSQGSLFGGDQAEAQRPRISKVEPWTPVQRLDEELAAVGFYLSGHPLDDMVTALRRRRTDLLADVLPKAEAGAEAFKMAGVVRRKQERASQSSGEKFAFVTLSDPTGEYEVLFPPESLRKCRDLLEPGKAVAIKVRAKAKDGEVRFFGDDAEPVDKAVENAVAGLRVHVTPRSAEVEALKRRLENVSNPRGGEIILVAGIDGGREVEMKLPGRFSLDVSVRGALKTAPGVMFVEDL
- the sidA gene encoding cell division inhibitor SidA — its product is MVRLARESLAFMSVAGFVWMMCAVAQLAA